A window of Ignicoccus hospitalis KIN4/I contains these coding sequences:
- a CDS encoding 4Fe-4S dicluster domain-containing protein produces MNPSRRNLIKGLLISSAAIPAITKTAPIAEKVLKELEAKENEEHNDECYGYYYEPWVLESQEKINYYKALNLVEEVNGKYLVKNPLLPDKCQTYTKEYKYDKYELLPPGADENFYSKCVRCGLCYTACTHMNYHTLKLRGLEKGLKYVGTPVVYDVMNYPCELCMRCTEVCPTDALKEVKPSEVKMGVALIDPDLCWAWNSGDCKSCASACPRGSEVFDFHFNEWGVHTRVKGEECNGCGLCVRACPVPGAAIHVLPKEEYEKRIKNFKNTGMTYDEYLELIKKAEETDPFTATIRSSLNADYLLNVRKAKPLESSGLGE; encoded by the coding sequence TTGAACCCCTCGAGACGCAACCTCATTAAAGGGCTGTTGATCTCCAGCGCGGCCATACCGGCTATAACTAAGACTGCCCCCATAGCGGAAAAGGTGCTAAAGGAGCTCGAAGCAAAGGAGAATGAAGAACATAATGACGAGTGCTACGGTTATTACTACGAACCGTGGGTGCTCGAGAGCCAAGAGAAGATAAACTATTACAAGGCGCTAAACTTAGTAGAAGAGGTAAATGGGAAGTACTTAGTAAAGAACCCGCTTCTACCCGACAAGTGTCAGACCTACACGAAGGAGTACAAGTACGACAAGTACGAGCTGTTGCCCCCCGGGGCGGACGAGAACTTCTATTCGAAGTGCGTAAGGTGCGGGCTCTGTTATACCGCTTGTACTCACATGAACTACCACACTTTGAAGTTGAGGGGCTTGGAAAAGGGTCTTAAGTACGTCGGCACGCCGGTGGTATATGACGTAATGAACTACCCTTGCGAGCTGTGTATGCGCTGTACAGAGGTCTGCCCGACGGACGCCCTCAAAGAAGTTAAGCCCTCCGAGGTTAAGATGGGCGTTGCCCTCATAGACCCGGACTTGTGTTGGGCGTGGAACAGCGGCGACTGCAAGAGCTGTGCCTCCGCGTGCCCCAGAGGCTCGGAAGTGTTCGACTTCCACTTCAACGAGTGGGGGGTTCACACCCGAGTGAAAGGTGAGGAATGCAACGGCTGCGGGCTTTGCGTAAGGGCTTGCCCGGTCCCCGGAGCGGCAATTCACGTCCTACCGAAGGAGGAGTACGAGAAGAGGATCAAGAACTTCAAGAACACCGGAATGACCTATGATGAGTACTTAGAGTTAATAAAGAAAGCGGAGGAGACGGACCCCTTCACCGCTACTATAAGGTCGTCCCTCAACGCGGACTACCTACTTAACGTCCGCAAAGCGAAGCCCTTGGAGAGCAGCGGCCTAGGTGAGTGA
- a CDS encoding molybdopterin oxidoreductase family protein produces the protein MATASKAAKVINKELEGEVKASINSVLNMQGPRKMTIVPIGPCRFCGTGCGVQAMAIVDPETGLSSYGKVYGILGMPGYPVNHGAMCTKAFYIHKAMGWAEPNAWKRRLRKPMVNKDWIIPDLNRPPIKPEEIPLAPRVKNKQVNKNVDAKIPIDDWVYGGNYVEVDWDTAVKFFTAIMKYALQKYGPHSFAYYGSGQLGTEESYVINKLTKGGIHTNNLDGNPRMCMVSAVGGYITSFGADEPETSYDLIDVPEPNTGVHADTFLLIGTNTSEAHPIVFGRIARVKEKLGDKGKIILADPRKTRTGVVSDLWLPLRWSMDVAFMNTLIHILLFRLAKCKADPEAGKVECENPEYIDIDWLKRHADFAVIKQSQKTWALKDYNTKYNNLGEANKVWDMGTTASINSNYAMYPSVGKEYKNEDEVEKDWWKGFALFVKFFEMYKPEVMVKLLFGDEKPLIKRSLAEKLIASGELEPTQVNLSGNDPFVEIEPVKAMELAAKWLAEGRPLVLWTMGINQKIQGVHSINAIIDFLALAGKIGKYGSGTLSLTGQPNACGGIRDQGGLAHVLPYGRLIANKAAREEVENIWRNVTAELMKDLGYSEAEIQDTMKKIYVHPVPGPHVIELFRRVNAGQIKVVWIAETNPGQSLPNLYKFRLGMAKPHDDDPAFPFVVVSDIYPTRTTDLADLILPAAAYGEKEFFYGCTERRYSIARYLVKPPGEAVGDHIIFAMLGKAWEDEGLVPKGIVSVFFPERVDEAAKKAGTSWVDYVVKKSHDLKWHMKVLDRIWNYDIRALAKNTYYDFSYPDRETFRKRTWEQQRAFRWPWPWTYAYNPSVKKRYDTYESAMRYVYPYDALMPDPEVIKDLYNKIKDLDDPEKIHEVIMNYDDTKLHPIHKKKWLGKLWHNPPLLKWILKNIVEEIDDKEYKRKNNLPEDWYNVIYPKPTGRVTMWTRPWLPVNIDHKTGKITINKTVLITEEKLDADAAFKGKISVFSEPKGPFRIVKKYEAEPADGDPERGLQVLEEMSWGEALKAYKGDVAAIFQIALAPAEAPGFNLRYRTKDGNIISVRDSNEYPLVATTGRVIEHWHTCTMTCRVPELYRVKPTAYVEINYELAEELGIKSGDWVVVESPRGKIVVPARVLNPKTGLGGPRKDYVFIPWFDPNKLANAITLDNYDVQPYFFQPDFKTCAAKIRKARPDEIPESVTAPVQTSAPKYDINLKDYCPDCKTELA, from the coding sequence ATGGCAACCGCGAGCAAGGCGGCGAAGGTCATCAACAAGGAGCTCGAGGGCGAAGTCAAGGCGTCGATAAACTCTGTCCTAAACATGCAAGGTCCTAGAAAGATGACCATCGTTCCCATAGGTCCGTGCCGATTCTGTGGGACCGGTTGTGGAGTCCAAGCGATGGCCATCGTCGACCCCGAGACCGGCCTTAGCAGCTACGGTAAGGTCTACGGAATCCTCGGAATGCCCGGTTACCCGGTCAACCACGGTGCCATGTGTACCAAGGCCTTCTACATACACAAGGCCATGGGTTGGGCTGAGCCCAACGCTTGGAAGAGGAGGCTCAGGAAGCCAATGGTTAACAAGGACTGGATAATCCCAGACCTCAACAGGCCGCCTATCAAGCCGGAAGAAATACCTCTGGCCCCGAGGGTCAAGAACAAGCAAGTCAACAAGAACGTCGACGCGAAGATACCCATAGACGACTGGGTCTACGGAGGCAATTACGTCGAAGTGGACTGGGATACCGCAGTCAAGTTCTTCACTGCAATAATGAAGTATGCCCTACAGAAGTACGGTCCACACAGCTTCGCCTACTACGGGAGCGGCCAGTTAGGGACTGAGGAGAGTTACGTCATAAACAAGCTAACCAAGGGCGGTATCCACACCAACAACCTAGACGGAAACCCGAGGATGTGTATGGTCTCCGCGGTCGGTGGCTACATAACTAGCTTTGGCGCCGACGAACCGGAAACCAGCTACGACTTGATAGACGTCCCAGAGCCTAACACCGGCGTTCACGCGGACACCTTCCTCTTAATAGGTACCAACACTTCCGAGGCGCACCCAATAGTCTTCGGTAGGATAGCTAGGGTTAAGGAGAAGCTAGGCGACAAGGGCAAGATAATCCTCGCGGATCCCAGGAAGACTAGGACCGGAGTAGTCAGCGACCTCTGGCTACCACTTAGGTGGTCAATGGACGTCGCTTTCATGAACACGTTGATACACATACTGCTCTTCCGCTTAGCCAAGTGTAAGGCCGACCCCGAAGCCGGTAAGGTAGAGTGCGAGAACCCTGAGTACATAGACATAGACTGGCTCAAGAGGCATGCTGACTTTGCCGTAATCAAGCAGTCCCAGAAGACTTGGGCGTTGAAGGATTACAATACCAAGTACAACAACCTAGGCGAGGCAAACAAAGTATGGGACATGGGTACCACCGCTAGCATTAACTCCAACTACGCCATGTACCCCAGCGTAGGGAAGGAGTACAAGAACGAGGACGAGGTCGAGAAGGACTGGTGGAAGGGCTTCGCGCTCTTCGTCAAGTTCTTCGAAATGTATAAGCCGGAAGTAATGGTGAAGTTGCTCTTCGGCGACGAGAAGCCACTCATTAAGAGGAGCTTGGCGGAGAAGCTCATAGCGAGCGGCGAGCTGGAGCCCACCCAAGTCAACTTGAGCGGTAACGACCCCTTCGTCGAAATAGAGCCCGTGAAGGCCATGGAGCTCGCAGCGAAGTGGTTGGCGGAGGGCAGGCCGCTAGTCCTCTGGACGATGGGTATAAACCAGAAGATCCAAGGCGTTCACAGCATAAACGCAATAATAGACTTCTTGGCCTTAGCTGGCAAGATAGGCAAGTATGGTAGCGGCACGCTCAGCCTGACCGGCCAGCCTAACGCGTGTGGCGGCATAAGGGACCAAGGAGGCCTCGCCCACGTGCTCCCTTACGGTAGGCTAATAGCCAACAAGGCTGCGAGGGAGGAAGTGGAGAACATCTGGAGGAACGTGACCGCGGAGCTCATGAAGGACTTAGGTTACTCCGAGGCCGAGATACAAGACACCATGAAGAAGATCTACGTACACCCCGTCCCCGGCCCGCACGTGATAGAGCTGTTCCGCAGGGTCAACGCCGGCCAGATAAAGGTTGTATGGATAGCCGAGACGAACCCCGGCCAGAGCTTGCCCAACCTCTACAAGTTCAGGCTAGGCATGGCCAAGCCCCACGACGACGACCCGGCGTTCCCCTTCGTGGTGGTCAGCGACATCTACCCCACTAGGACCACCGACTTGGCTGACTTGATATTGCCCGCGGCCGCCTACGGCGAGAAGGAGTTCTTCTACGGCTGTACTGAGAGGAGGTACTCCATCGCACGCTACCTCGTCAAGCCGCCAGGGGAGGCGGTTGGTGACCACATAATCTTCGCCATGTTAGGCAAGGCGTGGGAGGACGAAGGCCTGGTACCGAAGGGCATAGTGAGCGTGTTCTTCCCCGAGAGAGTCGACGAGGCGGCGAAGAAAGCCGGGACCAGCTGGGTAGACTACGTAGTGAAGAAGAGCCACGACTTGAAGTGGCACATGAAGGTGCTCGATAGGATATGGAACTACGATATCAGGGCGCTTGCGAAGAACACCTACTACGACTTCAGCTACCCCGACAGAGAGACCTTCCGTAAGAGGACTTGGGAGCAGCAGCGCGCCTTCCGCTGGCCGTGGCCGTGGACTTACGCTTACAACCCCAGCGTGAAGAAGAGGTATGACACTTACGAGAGCGCTATGAGGTATGTCTATCCGTACGACGCGTTAATGCCAGATCCAGAGGTCATTAAGGACTTGTATAACAAGATTAAGGACTTGGACGATCCGGAGAAGATACACGAAGTAATAATGAACTACGACGATACGAAGCTCCACCCGATACACAAGAAGAAGTGGCTCGGAAAGTTGTGGCACAACCCGCCGTTGCTCAAGTGGATATTGAAGAACATAGTCGAGGAGATAGACGACAAGGAGTACAAGAGGAAGAACAACTTGCCGGAGGACTGGTACAACGTCATCTATCCGAAGCCCACCGGAAGGGTCACCATGTGGACCAGGCCGTGGTTGCCAGTGAACATAGACCACAAGACCGGAAAGATTACCATAAACAAGACTGTGCTAATAACCGAAGAGAAGTTGGACGCCGACGCGGCTTTCAAGGGCAAGATAAGCGTGTTCTCCGAGCCGAAGGGTCCGTTTAGGATAGTAAAGAAGTACGAAGCTGAGCCAGCTGACGGCGACCCCGAGAGAGGCTTGCAAGTGCTGGAGGAGATGAGCTGGGGCGAGGCACTGAAGGCCTACAAGGGCGACGTCGCCGCGATATTCCAGATAGCGTTGGCCCCGGCCGAGGCGCCCGGCTTCAACTTGAGGTACAGGACGAAGGACGGTAACATAATATCCGTGAGGGACAGCAACGAGTACCCGCTGGTGGCGACCACCGGAAGGGTGATAGAGCACTGGCACACGTGCACTATGACTTGTAGGGTGCCGGAGCTCTACCGCGTCAAGCCCACCGCTTACGTCGAGATAAACTACGAACTCGCTGAAGAGCTGGGTATAAAGTCTGGCGATTGGGTCGTGGTGGAGAGCCCGAGAGGGAAGATCGTAGTCCCGGCAAGGGTACTCAACCCCAAGACCGGCCTGGGAGGTCCGAGGAAAGACTACGTCTTCATACCGTGGTTCGACCCCAACAAGCTAGCCAACGCAATAACTCTGGACAACTACGACGTCCAGCCGTACTTCTTCCAGCCGGACTTCAAGACTTGTGCTGCTAAGATAAGGAAGGCCAGGCCCGACGAGATTCCGGAGTCCGTCACCGCGCCGGTGCAGACTTCGGCTCCCAAGTACGACATAAACCTAAAGGACTACTGTCCGGACTGTAAGACCGAGCTAGCCTAA
- a CDS encoding nitrate reductase subunit D, translating into MPFATGFFLVAPNYRGTEEYARIASQLRELGFEIYETDNPAYLIFYVEAPDVKSLERVIKTGETIEGVAKAFVVWGFLADDDARRELEEMLERGEISLSDEARKYFEDLLRSL; encoded by the coding sequence GTGCCCTTTGCGACGGGCTTCTTCTTAGTCGCCCCTAACTATAGGGGCACAGAGGAGTACGCGAGGATCGCCTCCCAGTTGAGGGAGTTAGGTTTTGAGATATACGAGACGGATAATCCAGCTTATTTGATATTCTATGTAGAGGCGCCAGACGTAAAGAGCTTAGAGAGGGTAATAAAGACCGGCGAAACGATCGAGGGCGTTGCGAAGGCCTTCGTGGTATGGGGGTTCTTGGCGGACGACGACGCGAGGAGAGAGTTGGAAGAGATGTTGGAAAGGGGCGAGATATCTTTATCTGATGAAGCTCGCAAGTATTTCGAGGATCTGTTGCGTTCCCTCTGA